Below is a window of Halolamina sp. CBA1230 DNA.
ACCGTCCGCACGCTCGAACGCCGGCTGGCGTCGCTCTCGGGCGGCGTCGGCGCGGTCGCGACCAACGCCGGGATGGCTGCCGTCGACACGCTGACCACGGTGCTCGCGAAGGCGGGGGAGAACGTCGTCACGGCGGGCGATCTCTACGGCGGGACGACCGCGTACTTCGCCCACACCGCCAGCCGGCGGGGGATCGAGATCCGAACCGTCGACACGCTGGACTACGACGCCTACGCCGACGCCATCGACGACGACACCGCGTACGTCCACGTCGAGACGATGGCCAACCCCTCGCTGGTGACGCCAGATTTCGAACGGCTTGCAGACATCGCCCACGAGCACGCGACGCCGCTCGTCGTGGACAACACGTTCGCCTCGCCCGCGCTCTGTCGGCCGCTCGACCACGGCGCCGACGTGATCTGGGAGTCGACGACCAAGTGGATCCACGGCTCGGGCACCACCGTCGGCGGCGTGCTCGTCGACGGGGGGACGTTCCCGTGGGACCACCCCGAGGCCGACTACGACGAACTCTCGGGGGAGAACCCCGCCTTCGGCGTCGACTTCGCGGAGCGGTTCGGCGAGGAGGCGCTGACCCACGCGCTCCGCCACCGAGGGATCCGCCCGCTGGGCGCCCAGCAGACTCCCTTCGACGCGTGGGCTACGCTCCAAGGGCTGGAGACGCTCGACCTGCGGATGGACCGCCACAGCGAGAACGCCCGGATCGTCGCCGAACACCTCCAGGACCACCCCGAGGTCGCGTGGGTGACGTATCCAGGGCTGGACGACCACCCGACCCACGACAACGCCGCGCGCTACCTCGACGGGTTCGGCGGCATGATCGCGTTCGGGCTGGAGGCGGGGTTCACCGGCGGGAAGCAGTTCTGTGAGGAGGTGGAGCTGGCGAGCTTCGTCGCCAACGTCGGCGACGCGAGAACGCTGGTGATCCACCCCGCGAGCACGACCCACGCGCAGTTGAGCGAGGAGGAACAGCGCGCTGCGGGCGTCTCGCCCGACCTGCTCCGGTTCTCTGTCGGACTGGAGGAGCCCGAGGACATCGTCGACGACATCGACGCCGCTATCGAGCGATCGACATGACCGGAACGAACGGCGCGACGCCGACACACGCCGCGGACACGCGCTCCGTCGGCGCCTTCGAGTTCGAACGCGGCGGCTCGGTACCCGACCTCGAACTGGCGTACGAAACCTACGGCGAGTACGATCCCGACGGCGGCCCGAACGGCGAGGGGAACGCGGTGCTGGTCTGCCACGCGCTCACCGGGAGCCAGCACGTCGCGAGCGCGCCGGACGGCGACGGGGGCGACACCCCGGAGACGGCCGGGCAGGCCCGTGCCTGGTGGGACGACGTGGTCGGTCCCGAGCAGGCCATCGACACCACGGAGTTCTTCGTCGTCTGTGTCAACGTTCCCGGCTCCTGTTACGGCTCGACGGGGCCGGCGAGCGCCCACCCCGACGGCGGCGTCTGGGGGAGTTCGTTCCCGGCGGTCACCGTCGCGGACTGGACCCGCGCCCAGCGTCGCCTGCTCGACGAGATCGGCGTCGACCGCCTCCACGCCGTCGTCGGCGGCAGCGTCGGCGGGATGAACGTCCTCGACTGGGTACGGCAGTTCCCCGCGGACCTCGACCGGGCGATCCCCGTGGCGGCCGCCCCCCAACTCGACGCACAACTGCTCGGGCTCAACGCCGTCGCGCGGCGGGCGATCCGCGGCGACCCGGCGTGGCACGAGGGGGAGTACGCCGCCGAGGGGACCCACCCCGACCGGGGGCTCGCGCTGGCCCGCCAGCTCGGCCACCTCAGCTACCTCTCGAAGGCGTCGATGGACCGCAAGTTCGACCGTGGCGAGAGCGAGCACGACGTCGAGTCGCCGTTTCCCGCGGATCCGGCCGCGGAGTCGTTCCCCGAGCGCGAGGTGGAGACGTACCTCGACCACCAAGCGACGACGTTCGTCGATCGCTTCGACGCCAACAGCTACCTCTACCTGACCCGCGCGATGGACGAGTTCGACCTTTCGTCCGGATACGACTCCGACGCCGACGCGCTCTCGGGGTTCGACGGCGAGACGCTGGTGCTCTCCTTCACAGGTGACTGGCATTTCCCCGCCGAGGCCGGCGGCACGCTCGCGGACGCGTTCGCGGCGACGGACACGCCCGTCACCCACCACGTCGTCGACTCCGACCACGGCCACGACGCGTTCCTCGTCGAACCGGAGCGTGTCGGGCCGCCGATCCGAGATTTCCTCGCGGCGGGCGTCGACGGCGACGCCGTCGAACACACGGACTGTGCGGACGCGGACACCGCGAGCCAGCGCCCACCGACGCCCGGAACGCCCTGCTCGGGGTTCATGGGTTGACGAGGAGTTGCCCGAACCAGAGCGTTTTTGGCTGACCCGACAGTTTGACTAACTAGTCAGTCAGTATGAGTACGGAGGAGTCGACGAACGACATCACCAAGGGAACGTACCGCGCGCTCTGTAAGCACGGGTACGCCGAGGTGACGATGGAGGATATCGCCGCGGAGACGGACAGGAGCAAGTCCGCGCTACATTACCACTACGACAGCAAGCACGATCTGCTGCTCTCTTTCTTCGACGATCTGCTCGAGAGCTTCACCGAGCGGCTCGACACCGTCGAGGGTGAGACGGCGTACGATCGCCTGCTGAACCTGATCGACACGGTGCTGTACCCGCCGGACGACGACGCCCCCGACCGGGGGTTCCAGACGGCGGTGCTCGAGTTGAAGGCACAGGGCCCCTACGACGAGGCGTTCCGGCGACACCTCAAGCAGCACGACCGGACGCTGCGTGACCACGTCGAGGAACATCTCTCGGCCGGCGTCGAGAGCGGCGAGTTCCGGACGGACCTCGACGTCGAGGCGTCGGCGGATTTCCTCGTGACCGTGTTCAACGGCGCCCAGACCCGGAGCGTCGCGGTCGGTCGGCCGATCGAGGAGACCCGGGAGACGCTGCGGACCCACATCGAGTCGACCATCGTCGCCGACGGGGGTGGCGAGTGAGCCTCCGCGGGAAGCTCGCGGGGGCGCGCAAGCTCTTCCACCGCGCGTTCAACCAGGAGGAGCTGGATCTGACGGAGGGCGGCATCGGGAAGCCGCTGTTCGTGCTCGCGATCCCGATCGTGATCACGAACCTGTTCCAGACCGCCTACAACCTCGCGGACACGTTCTGGGTCGGCCGATACAGCACGGAGGCGCTGGCCGCGATCAGCTTCGCGTTCCCGATGGTGTTCCTGCTGATCTCGCTGGGGCTGGGCCTCTCCGTCGCGGGCAGCGTGCTGATCGCCCAGAACATCGGCGCCGGCGACGAGCGACAGGCCGACTACGCCGCCTCACAGACGGTCTCCTTCGCGGTCGTCGCCTCGATCATCCTCGGCGTGCTCGGCTACTTCGCGGTCGACACGCTCGTCGAGATCTACGGCGCCTCGCCCGACGTGAAGCCGCTGGCGGTCAACTACATGGAGGTGATCTCGCTGGGGCTGGTGTTCATGTTCGGCTTCATCATGTTCATCTCCCTGATGCGCGGGGCCGGCGACACGGTGACGCCGATGATCGTGATGGGGATCTCGGTGATCGTCAACATCGTGCTGGACCCCTTCTTCATCTTCGGGTTCCAGGAGAACCCCCTGTTCGCGATGATCGGGATGCCCGGCCTGCAGGAGCAGCTGTTCGCGATGACGGGGTACACGGGCGACGGCCTGCGCGGCGCCGCCATCGCGACCATTTTCTCCCGGGCGCTGGCGTTCGTGATCGGCCTGGGGATCATGTTCCGCGGGAACCAGGGCGTCCAGATCCGGCTGGGCGATATGGCGCCGGATCTCGACTTCGCGAAGCGAATCCTCGAGATCGGCGTGCCCGCGTCCGTCGAGGGTGTGGGACGGGCGGTCTCGATCAACCTCCTGCTGATCGTCGTCGGGCTGTTCGCGACGCCTGTCGTCTCGGCGTACGGGATCGGCACCAGGGTGCTCTCGGTGGTGTTCATGCCCGCGATCGCGATGGCCCGCGGCGTGGAGACGATGAGCGGGCAGAACATCGGCGCGGACAAGCCCGACCGCGCGGCCGCGACCGCCGCGTTCGCGTCGAAAGCCTCGTTCCTGATCCTCTCGGCGGTGGGCGTGATCGCGTTCGTCTGGGCGGAGCCGATCGTCTCGATCTTCGTCGGCGCGGACCAGCCCGACGCCCCGCGCGTGATCGAGGTGGGCGCGCAGTTCATGCGCTTCGTCGCCCCCACGTTCGGCTTCATGGGGATCATGCGCGCCTACAACGGGAGCTTCCGCGGTGCCGGGAAGACGACGACCGCGGCGATCATCTCGGTCGGGACGCTGATGGTGTTCCGCCTGCCGGTCGCGTGGGTCGGGTCGCAGACGTTCGCGCTCGGCCCGGACGGGCTCTGGCTCTCCTTCGCCGTCTCGAACGTGTTCGGCGCGACGGTCGCGTACCTCTGGTACCAGCGCGGGACGTGGCGGGGCGTCGATCTGGATCGGACGCCGGGACCGGCGCCCAGTGACGATTGATTCGGACGTCGTTTTTCCATTGGTTTTCGGGAGGTGTCGAATCTTCAGTCGATGGGTTCTGCGGCGTTGACGGTAGTCGTGTCAGTGACTGCTTCGACGGCAACAGCATCTCGATCGTAGACCACTTGCGACCGCAACCGCCCCGCACAGCCCTCACACCTCCCCAACCGATTCGCTCTCTCACTGCGTTCGTTCGCTCGTCCTCCGAGGGAGCGAAGCTCCCTCGTGCCCTCGCTCGTTTCACTCGCGAGGACCTCGCGCTGTCGTACGGGCGACCCACGCGTCGCCCGTACGGCCTGCGGGACCTCCGGTCCCGCTCTGGTCGCGCCCCGGAGGGCGCTTCCGTTTCGCGCCGACGGCCACGGCAGTGCGGTGGCGGTGGATGCGAGGGCTCGCCACCGGTCGGCGAGCCCGTGGGGAGGATGAGGGGAAGACTATCGCGGTGCTGGGCGGTCACAAGTGGTCATGCTTCGAGACGCTGTTGCGGTTCCAGCCGTCGACGGTCGAAACGCTGTCGCGATTGCTGTTCCAGTTGTCGACGCACGAAATTGGGTCACTGAACATGACTGAACAAAACTCAACGGTCTCTACGCGCAGCTACCAACCACACGATCCCACGTCCACTAACACAGAGAAACGACTTACCGAGCGATCCGGCACTGATCGCCGGTACGCTCGACGTACCCGGCCGACTGGAGCGACCGCAGCGTCGGCAGCAGTTCGATCAGCTTCAGATCCAGCGCCTCGGCGATCCCGCCGACGGTCGTCTCGACGACCGACGAGAGGTAGACGTACACGAGCTTCCCCGCCGTCGAGTCGACGTCCGCGGGCGGTTCTGTGCTGAGCTCTGTCGCTGCGTCAGTTCGACCGGGCTGCATCTGCGTCATTACCTACGCCGATGAGTTCGACATCCGTAAAGGTTGGTTACAACGATCGTCGAAGAACGGGCGAACGCACACGCCCCATCCGCAGATGTTCGGGACGACGCGTAGGGAGAGCGAGCGCGTACGGTCGCCCATGGCCGGCCTCTCACCCTTCGGCGGCAGCGACGACGCGACGTTCGACGACGACGGCGAGTTCCTCCCCGAGCACCTCCCGGAGCCCGGCCCGTTCCTCGCGGATTACGACGTGCTCGCCGACGAGGAGCATGTCGCCGTCCACGAGACGGCCGAGGACCTGTTCGAGGAGCGCGGCGTGTACGACATGACGTTCGGCTACAACCTCGCGCGCCTCAATTTCGACACGCGGCACCCCGACGCCGGGTTCCGCTACGCCGAGGAGCCCGACGACGCGGTCCTGCGCGCGGAGTTCACACCGACGACGGCGTTCTGCCCGCAAACCCAGACCCTCACTGTCGGCGCGTTCCGGGCGTGGAACGGCCTCACCGACCGTCACGAGTACGATCTCGTCCGCGTCCGTGCGGCGTCGATGCATCAGGAGAGCGCCGCCGTCAACGAACAGCTACAGTCGCTGGAGGCGGAGTTCCGCGAGACCGGATCGGTCCCGGACGAGCGCGACGA
It encodes the following:
- a CDS encoding O-acetylhomoserine aminocarboxypropyltransferase/cysteine synthase family protein, whose translation is MTRGFRSRSLHGGYEPSAEGGSFAPPIHQTTSYRLGSADRAADLYALEDEGDIYSRISNPTVRTLERRLASLSGGVGAVATNAGMAAVDTLTTVLAKAGENVVTAGDLYGGTTAYFAHTASRRGIEIRTVDTLDYDAYADAIDDDTAYVHVETMANPSLVTPDFERLADIAHEHATPLVVDNTFASPALCRPLDHGADVIWESTTKWIHGSGTTVGGVLVDGGTFPWDHPEADYDELSGENPAFGVDFAERFGEEALTHALRHRGIRPLGAQQTPFDAWATLQGLETLDLRMDRHSENARIVAEHLQDHPEVAWVTYPGLDDHPTHDNAARYLDGFGGMIAFGLEAGFTGGKQFCEEVELASFVANVGDARTLVIHPASTTHAQLSEEEQRAAGVSPDLLRFSVGLEEPEDIVDDIDAAIERST
- a CDS encoding homoserine O-acetyltransferase, whose translation is MTGTNGATPTHAADTRSVGAFEFERGGSVPDLELAYETYGEYDPDGGPNGEGNAVLVCHALTGSQHVASAPDGDGGDTPETAGQARAWWDDVVGPEQAIDTTEFFVVCVNVPGSCYGSTGPASAHPDGGVWGSSFPAVTVADWTRAQRRLLDEIGVDRLHAVVGGSVGGMNVLDWVRQFPADLDRAIPVAAAPQLDAQLLGLNAVARRAIRGDPAWHEGEYAAEGTHPDRGLALARQLGHLSYLSKASMDRKFDRGESEHDVESPFPADPAAESFPEREVETYLDHQATTFVDRFDANSYLYLTRAMDEFDLSSGYDSDADALSGFDGETLVLSFTGDWHFPAEAGGTLADAFAATDTPVTHHVVDSDHGHDAFLVEPERVGPPIRDFLAAGVDGDAVEHTDCADADTASQRPPTPGTPCSGFMG
- a CDS encoding TetR/AcrR family transcriptional regulator — translated: MSTEESTNDITKGTYRALCKHGYAEVTMEDIAAETDRSKSALHYHYDSKHDLLLSFFDDLLESFTERLDTVEGETAYDRLLNLIDTVLYPPDDDAPDRGFQTAVLELKAQGPYDEAFRRHLKQHDRTLRDHVEEHLSAGVESGEFRTDLDVEASADFLVTVFNGAQTRSVAVGRPIEETRETLRTHIESTIVADGGGE
- a CDS encoding MATE family efflux transporter, which codes for MSLRGKLAGARKLFHRAFNQEELDLTEGGIGKPLFVLAIPIVITNLFQTAYNLADTFWVGRYSTEALAAISFAFPMVFLLISLGLGLSVAGSVLIAQNIGAGDERQADYAASQTVSFAVVASIILGVLGYFAVDTLVEIYGASPDVKPLAVNYMEVISLGLVFMFGFIMFISLMRGAGDTVTPMIVMGISVIVNIVLDPFFIFGFQENPLFAMIGMPGLQEQLFAMTGYTGDGLRGAAIATIFSRALAFVIGLGIMFRGNQGVQIRLGDMAPDLDFAKRILEIGVPASVEGVGRAVSINLLLIVVGLFATPVVSAYGIGTRVLSVVFMPAIAMARGVETMSGQNIGADKPDRAAATAAFASKASFLILSAVGVIAFVWAEPIVSIFVGADQPDAPRVIEVGAQFMRFVAPTFGFMGIMRAYNGSFRGAGKTTTAAIISVGTLMVFRLPVAWVGSQTFALGPDGLWLSFAVSNVFGATVAYLWYQRGTWRGVDLDRTPGPAPSDD
- a CDS encoding TrmB family transcriptional regulator → MTQMQPGRTDAATELSTEPPADVDSTAGKLVYVYLSSVVETTVGGIAEALDLKLIELLPTLRSLQSAGYVERTGDQCRIAR